The genomic segment TACTCCTACTGGCCCTGCCATCGTAGAGGCAATTGCCATGTTTGAGCAGGATAAGCTCCCACGCTCGCTGCAAGAGCGTTACACCGACCAAGATGAAGAGGACGACTCGAACGGAATGCTGCGTGACCATGTCTTTTAAGGCAGCCACCCCCGACCTGCCCAAGTATTTTACAGGAAAATGGAACAAAAAATCGTACCACGTCTTACGGGAGTTGGGGCGTGGTGCAAACGGGACCGTGTATTTGGTATCCCAAGGTGGCGTACAGCGCGCGGTTAAGGTCGGTGTGGAAGGCATAGACATTTTAATGGAAGTGAATGTGTTGAAAAGCACACAGCAGGGGCGGGATTCCAAAGTGGGACCGCTCCTGTGCGACGTGGACGATCTCGTTGTAAACGGGAAAGCCTGTACGTTTTATGCCATGGAGTATCTTCAAGGCCTGCAATTGGATGAGTATATCCAGCAAGCGGGTACAGACTGGGTGGCCGTGATGATGGTTCAACTGCTGGCGCGTCTCGATGTTTTGCACCAGCATGGCTATATTTTTGGTGATTTGAAACCGCAGAATGTGATGGTTACCCAAACGGACAAGCAAGTACGCTTGATTGATTTCGGTGGAGTGACCAAGCTGGGCAATGCCGTTCGGCAGTTTACAGAAGAGTACGATCGAGCTTTTTGGCACGCAGGTGATAGACGGGCTGAAGTAAGTTATGACCTGTTCTCGACAGCCGTGATGATGGTGCGTCTGACGGTTGGACCGGAAACGTGGAAAAAC from the Brevibacillus brevis genome contains:
- a CDS encoding serine/threonine protein kinase, producing the protein MSFKAATPDLPKYFTGKWNKKSYHVLRELGRGANGTVYLVSQGGVQRAVKVGVEGIDILMEVNVLKSTQQGRDSKVGPLLCDVDDLVVNGKACTFYAMEYLQGLQLDEYIQQAGTDWVAVMMVQLLARLDVLHQHGYIFGDLKPQNVMVTQTDKQVRLIDFGGVTKLGNAVRQFTEEYDRAFWHAGDRRAEVSYDLFSTAVMMVRLTVGPETWKNSLGDPRHTILLCDIIRKSDSLYPYREPLLKAFHGKFSTAKEMRAELLAVLRDSMVAKPQKPQKKTRTKGNAGAGISGLFVASLLLLAGTLYYAWFM